In one Sander lucioperca isolate FBNREF2018 chromosome 7, SLUC_FBN_1.2, whole genome shotgun sequence genomic region, the following are encoded:
- the si:dkeyp-59c12.1 gene encoding ras-related and estrogen-regulated growth inhibitor-like protein: MDANIVVMGTESVGKSALTVRLLTRRFIGEYGDIESIYSHSYMVDGREITLNVWDSPYSEDFSVKTSLFEKKVQWADGYVLVYSICDRASFNTVSRLIQTITSTKDYLKADKAPIVIVGNKRDLHHRRTVLSEEGRLLALNTDCLFYEVSAAENYHSVLMVFHGLLDRVKDTKLTTKRPLGFRGIVKSMSAVFARRRTDSF; the protein is encoded by the exons ATGGACGCCAACATTGTTGTTATGGGGACAGAAAGCGTCGGGAAATCAG cgCTGACTGTGCGTCTCTTAACTAGAAGATTCATCGGAGAATATGGAGATATTG AATCCATCTACAGTCACAGTTATATGGTAGATGGGAGGGAAATCACTCTCAATGTTTGGGATTCACCTTATTCTGAG GATTTTTCCGTGAAGACATCACTCTTTGAGAAGAAGGTCCAATGGGCAGACGGCTATGTTCTTGTCTACAGCATCTGCGATAGGGCCAGTTTCAACACCGTCAGCAGGCTCATTCAGACCATCACGTCCACTAAAGACTACCTGAAAGCAGACAAAGCACCCATAGTGATTGTGGGTAACAAGAGGGACCTGCACCACAGGCGGACAGTGCTGAGCGAGGAGGGCCGGCTGCTGGCTCTCAACACAGACTGCCTCTTTTACGAGGTGTCAGCGGCCGAGAACTATCACAGCGTGCTCATGGTGTTTCACGGGCTGTTGGACAGGGTGAAGGACACCAAGCTGACAACGAAGAGGCCTCTGGGGTTCAGGGGCATAGTGAAAAGCATGTCTGCAGTGTTTGCCAGAAGACGGACAGACTCTTTTTAG